One region of Salinirubrum litoreum genomic DNA includes:
- a CDS encoding DUF7504 family protein: MAPLHDRLPRQRNVLLLSESLDSTSRDTGFALLTPAETAATRVLVISYLDTPADWLDRWADRVGDLPTAVRLVTVGEMAAGDDDWQSAATGNVEVTRASPTDLTGVGIAVSDTLSAWAETDDRVVVCVDSVTTMLQYAPLATVFRFLHTICRRFASVEALAHFHLDPTAHDDQTVARLTQLFDSLVRVEDGDVTLRA, encoded by the coding sequence ATGGCTCCACTCCACGACCGACTTCCGCGTCAGCGCAACGTCCTCCTCCTCTCGGAGTCGCTCGACTCGACCTCCCGCGACACCGGGTTCGCGCTACTGACGCCGGCCGAGACGGCCGCGACTCGTGTGCTGGTGATCAGCTATCTCGACACGCCGGCCGACTGGCTGGACCGGTGGGCCGACAGGGTGGGAGACCTGCCGACAGCGGTGCGACTGGTGACGGTCGGGGAGATGGCCGCCGGCGACGACGACTGGCAGTCTGCGGCGACCGGGAACGTGGAGGTGACGCGCGCCTCGCCGACCGACCTGACCGGGGTCGGCATCGCGGTCAGCGACACGCTCTCGGCGTGGGCCGAGACCGACGACCGGGTGGTCGTCTGTGTCGATTCGGTGACGACGATGTTGCAGTACGCGCCACTCGCGACGGTCTTCCGGTTTCTCCACACGATCTGTCGCCGGTTCGCGTCGGTCGAGGCGCTGGCACACTTCCACCTCGACCCGACGGCTCACGACGACCAGACGGTCGCCAGACTCACGCAACTGTTCGACTCGCTGGTTCGGGTCGAGGACGGCGACGTGACGCTTCGGGCGTAG
- a CDS encoding SDR family NAD(P)-dependent oxidoreductase — protein sequence MTRTALVTGASGGIGRELATLFARDGHDLVVVARSEEELIELGNRLQNDYGVTVTVVVKDLADPDSPAEIQSALDDRGVDVDILVNNAGFATYGRFLDTDLDTERDELQVNVLAVTELTKRFLPGMVERGEGRVLNVASTAAFQPGPLMAVYYASKAYVLSFSEALTAELDETGVTVTALCPGPTDTGFQSRADMGASKLVQGELQDPAEVARAGYRGMQEGEAVVVPGLRNKLLTVAVRLLPRSVVRSMVKRAQAPTSE from the coding sequence ATGACACGCACTGCCCTCGTCACCGGCGCGTCCGGTGGCATCGGTCGGGAACTGGCGACGCTGTTCGCCCGCGACGGCCACGATCTGGTCGTCGTCGCCCGGAGCGAAGAGGAACTGATCGAACTCGGGAACCGGCTACAGAACGACTACGGCGTCACCGTCACCGTGGTCGTGAAGGACCTCGCCGACCCCGACAGCCCCGCGGAGATCCAGTCGGCACTCGACGACAGAGGCGTCGACGTCGACATTCTGGTCAACAACGCCGGCTTCGCCACCTACGGCCGCTTCCTCGACACCGACCTCGACACCGAACGCGACGAGTTACAGGTGAACGTCCTCGCCGTCACGGAGTTGACGAAACGCTTCCTCCCCGGCATGGTCGAACGCGGCGAAGGTCGAGTCCTGAACGTCGCCTCGACGGCCGCGTTCCAACCGGGGCCGCTGATGGCGGTGTACTACGCCAGCAAGGCCTACGTACTCTCCTTTTCGGAGGCGCTCACGGCCGAACTCGACGAGACCGGGGTCACCGTCACCGCGCTCTGTCCGGGGCCGACCGACACCGGCTTCCAGTCGCGTGCCGACATGGGTGCCTCGAAACTCGTGCAGGGCGAACTGCAGGACCCGGCCGAGGTGGCTCGGGCGGGCTACCGGGGGATGCAGGAAGGGGAGGCCGTCGTTGTCCCCGGACTCCGGAACAAACTGCTGACCGTCGCGGTCAGACTCCTGCCCCGCAGTGTCGTCCGGTCGATGGTGAAACGCGCACAGGCACCGACGAGCGAGTGA
- a CDS encoding nucleoside recognition protein, whose translation MSPVVAQLAAFDWLLPLLGTALSRVARIAVFVAVGVYLANVAVAFGAVERIAALSRYLTDPANLPDEVGTAILATTASTTAGYGMLAEFRESGTLDDRATLIAVTINTFFGFVQHIFTFYAPVLIPILGLEVGLLYVGSRAGIALAITLVGILAGAVLLSDGNVDRASMPDDVTAPDGGEETTTREKLRDAADSTWDKLKDIVPRLAVVYVFVTILVERWESISRGIESLTGVDPATVTAVVESLTTLVGLPGAAVPVITVFAFDTTLGALTIAPLVGEVFTPRTAVATMLVGGIVSFAFSTFKRSIPFQYGIWGAEFGSKVILVNTGLKVVFIGVAVVLLLVP comes from the coding sequence GTGTCACCGGTCGTCGCCCAACTCGCCGCGTTCGACTGGCTCCTACCACTGCTCGGGACGGCGCTGTCGCGGGTCGCCCGCATCGCCGTCTTCGTCGCGGTCGGTGTCTACCTCGCGAACGTCGCGGTCGCGTTCGGTGCCGTCGAGCGCATCGCGGCACTCTCGCGGTACCTGACCGACCCGGCGAACCTGCCCGACGAGGTGGGGACCGCCATCCTCGCCACGACCGCCTCGACGACTGCGGGCTACGGGATGCTCGCGGAGTTCCGCGAGTCCGGGACGCTGGACGACCGCGCGACGCTGATCGCCGTCACGATCAACACGTTCTTCGGCTTCGTCCAGCACATCTTCACCTTCTACGCGCCCGTGTTGATCCCGATTCTCGGCCTGGAGGTCGGCCTGCTGTACGTCGGTTCGCGGGCCGGCATCGCGCTGGCGATCACCCTCGTCGGCATCCTCGCCGGGGCCGTCCTGCTGTCGGACGGGAACGTCGACCGGGCGTCGATGCCCGACGACGTGACCGCCCCCGACGGCGGCGAGGAGACGACGACCCGCGAGAAACTGCGCGACGCGGCCGACTCGACGTGGGACAAACTGAAGGACATCGTGCCGCGACTCGCGGTCGTCTACGTCTTCGTCACGATCCTCGTCGAACGCTGGGAGTCGATCAGTCGGGGCATCGAGTCGCTGACGGGTGTCGATCCGGCGACCGTGACGGCGGTCGTGGAGTCGCTGACGACGCTGGTCGGACTGCCGGGGGCGGCCGTGCCGGTCATCACGGTGTTCGCGTTCGACACGACGCTGGGGGCGCTGACCATCGCACCGCTCGTCGGCGAGGTGTTCACCCCCCGAACCGCGGTGGCGACGATGCTCGTCGGCGGTATCGTCTCCTTCGCCTTCTCGACGTTCAAGCGGTCCATCCCGTTCCAGTACGGCATCTGGGGCGCGGAGTTCGGCTCGAAGGTGATCCTCGTGAACACCGGGCTGAAGGTGGTGTTCATCGGCGTCGCCGTCGTGTTGTTGCTGGTGCCGTGA
- a CDS encoding TIGR01777 family oxidoreductase: MKTLVSGSTGLIGRALVSHLRDAGHEVTRLVRPGTSDSADGVEWDPANGLLDPDDVEGFDAVVHLAGESINQRWTDATKDRILQSRVQGTELLAGTLAELDEPPEVLVSASAVGYYGDRGDEWLPEDAGAGDLFISDVCQQWEDASQVASENGVRVVNIRTGVVLSDEGGALPQMLPPFKLGLGGKLGSGDQFMPWVAREDVVGAIAFLLEHEELSGPVNVCAPNPVRNTELTDALGDVLGRPTVFFVPAFGVRLLFGQMGEELLLASDRVRPAKLADAGFEWEYEELTPALEHALRD; this comes from the coding sequence ATGAAGACTCTCGTCAGCGGTTCCACCGGACTGATCGGTCGCGCGCTCGTCAGCCACCTTCGGGACGCAGGCCACGAGGTCACACGACTGGTACGACCCGGCACCAGTGACAGCGCCGACGGCGTCGAGTGGGACCCCGCGAACGGACTGCTCGATCCGGACGACGTAGAGGGGTTCGACGCGGTCGTCCACCTCGCGGGCGAGTCCATCAACCAGCGGTGGACCGACGCGACGAAAGACCGCATCCTCCAGAGTCGCGTGCAGGGGACCGAACTGCTCGCCGGGACGCTGGCCGAACTCGACGAGCCACCCGAGGTGCTGGTCTCGGCCTCCGCCGTGGGCTACTACGGCGATCGGGGCGACGAGTGGCTCCCGGAGGACGCCGGCGCGGGCGACCTGTTCATCTCCGACGTGTGCCAGCAGTGGGAAGACGCGTCGCAGGTGGCAAGCGAGAACGGAGTCCGGGTCGTCAACATCCGAACTGGCGTGGTGCTCAGCGACGAGGGCGGGGCACTCCCGCAGATGCTCCCGCCGTTCAAACTCGGTCTCGGCGGGAAACTCGGGTCCGGCGACCAGTTCATGCCGTGGGTCGCCCGAGAGGACGTGGTCGGTGCCATCGCGTTCCTGCTGGAGCACGAGGAGCTATCGGGACCGGTGAACGTCTGTGCGCCGAACCCAGTGAGAAACACCGAACTGACCGACGCCCTCGGTGACGTGCTGGGTCGCCCGACCGTCTTCTTCGTCCCGGCGTTCGGCGTCCGGTTGCTGTTCGGCCAGATGGGCGAGGAACTGCTACTCGCGAGCGACCGAGTCCGGCCCGCGAAACTCGCGGACGCCGGCTTCGAGTGGGAGTACGAGGAGTTGACGCCGGCGCTCGAACACGCGTTGCGGGACTGA
- a CDS encoding gamma carbonic anhydrase family protein codes for MTDSRRYGFEGTVPEISPDAHVSRESTLVGDVTVRADASVWPGVVLRGDVGPVVVGREAHVGDNATIHASSVGARVMVGHGAVLNEAVVGDGALVGFNATVGTGVEIGSGSIVAAGTVVPEGYAVPAASFVRGVPATVTPLAETSIDAEATFEAYNSGDYTDLAGRHDDLFE; via the coding sequence ATGACAGACAGTCGCAGGTACGGCTTCGAGGGAACCGTCCCCGAGATCAGCCCGGACGCGCACGTCAGCCGGGAGAGTACGCTGGTCGGCGACGTGACGGTGCGGGCCGACGCCTCGGTGTGGCCCGGCGTCGTCCTGCGTGGCGACGTGGGACCGGTGGTCGTCGGACGGGAGGCACACGTCGGTGACAACGCGACGATCCACGCGAGTTCGGTCGGCGCGCGGGTGATGGTCGGTCACGGCGCGGTGTTGAACGAGGCGGTCGTCGGCGACGGCGCACTCGTGGGGTTCAACGCGACGGTCGGCACCGGCGTCGAGATCGGATCGGGGAGTATCGTCGCGGCCGGGACGGTCGTCCCGGAGGGGTACGCCGTCCCGGCCGCGTCGTTCGTCCGTGGGGTTCCGGCGACGGTCACCCCGCTCGCGGAGACGAGTATCGACGCCGAGGCGACCTTCGAGGCGTACAACTCCGGCGACTACACCGACCTCGCGGGGCGACACGACGACCTGTTCGAGTGA
- a CDS encoding HPP family protein, with amino-acid sequence MDRPRLAPDRLGPALRHGLHAGGLLAVLGVAVVASGRPLLFPSLGPTAYVLAVHPDSPPATPRRVLGGHAVGTVPGFLAYHLLAAGLVVTDPPTAFSAGSLRLAASATVAVAATTAAMRATDYRHAPACATTLIVALGLMPTATDAGLILLAVGVVVAVDALFS; translated from the coding sequence GTGGACCGGCCTCGTCTCGCTCCCGACCGACTCGGACCGGCCCTCCGACACGGGCTCCACGCCGGCGGTCTCCTCGCGGTACTCGGTGTTGCGGTCGTCGCCTCCGGCCGGCCACTCCTCTTTCCGAGTCTCGGCCCGACTGCGTACGTCCTCGCGGTCCACCCCGACTCACCGCCGGCAACACCCCGGCGCGTCCTCGGCGGGCACGCAGTCGGCACCGTCCCCGGGTTCCTTGCGTACCACCTGCTCGCGGCCGGTCTCGTCGTCACCGACCCGCCGACCGCGTTCTCGGCCGGAAGCCTCCGACTCGCGGCCAGCGCGACGGTCGCCGTGGCCGCGACGACCGCGGCGATGCGAGCCACCGACTACCGCCACGCCCCGGCCTGCGCGACGACACTCATCGTCGCACTCGGTCTCATGCCGACGGCGACCGACGCCGGCCTGATCCTCCTCGCCGTCGGCGTGGTGGTCGCGGTCGATGCGCTGTTCTCGTGA
- a CDS encoding RNA-binding domain-containing protein, whose protein sequence is MIYSIDVRIEARVNATEVTERVADAVRNVFPNAEVQETADGLLAETHTLDPFSEKLYEQEILDTARREFTNNQRADGFHFALKKQAALQGVINFAVGNPDELGDIEVDVTVREPDVDAFVDHVAPPTEDGVPIEPEDR, encoded by the coding sequence ATGATCTACAGCATCGACGTCCGCATCGAGGCACGGGTGAACGCGACCGAGGTGACCGAACGCGTCGCCGACGCGGTCCGGAACGTCTTCCCGAACGCCGAGGTGCAGGAGACCGCAGACGGACTCCTCGCCGAGACGCACACGCTCGACCCCTTCTCGGAGAAACTGTACGAACAGGAGATTCTCGACACGGCCCGCCGGGAGTTCACCAACAACCAGCGCGCAGACGGCTTCCACTTCGCGCTGAAGAAGCAGGCCGCCCTGCAGGGCGTGATCAACTTCGCGGTCGGCAACCCCGACGAACTCGGCGACATCGAGGTGGACGTGACCGTCCGGGAACCCGACGTCGACGCGTTCGTCGACCACGTCGCGCCGCCGACCGAAGACGGCGTCCCCATCGAACCGGAAGACCGCTGA
- a CDS encoding AAA family ATPase translates to MTVIGTVGLPGSGKGEAATVAREHGIPVVTMGDVIRQACRDRGLDPADHHGAVATRLRAEDGPAAIAERSLPLIREAQRDSDVVLVDGLRSGVELDTFREAFGAAFTLVSIEAPFEVRAERLADRGRDASDADLDALRDRDERELGFGMGEAMDRADVTIDNTDSLDAFREQIETLLLGDDQQETPAVEGER, encoded by the coding sequence ATGACTGTCATCGGTACTGTCGGCCTGCCCGGAAGCGGGAAAGGCGAGGCCGCGACGGTCGCCCGCGAGCACGGCATCCCGGTCGTGACGATGGGCGACGTGATCCGGCAGGCCTGCCGCGACCGGGGTCTCGACCCGGCCGACCACCACGGCGCGGTCGCCACTCGCCTCCGGGCGGAGGACGGCCCGGCCGCCATCGCCGAGCGCTCGCTCCCGCTGATCCGCGAAGCTCAACGGGACAGCGACGTGGTGCTCGTCGACGGCCTGCGCTCCGGGGTCGAACTCGACACCTTCCGCGAGGCGTTCGGCGCGGCGTTCACGCTCGTCTCCATCGAGGCACCGTTCGAGGTTCGCGCCGAACGACTGGCCGACCGGGGCAGAGACGCCAGCGACGCGGACCTCGATGCGCTCAGAGACCGCGACGAGCGCGAACTCGGCTTCGGGATGGGCGAGGCGATGGACCGCGCGGACGTGACCATCGACAACACCGACAGCCTCGACGCCTTCCGCGAACAGATCGAGACACTCCTGCTCGGCGACGACCAGCAGGAGACACCGGCAGTGGAGGGCGAACGATGA
- a CDS encoding YccF domain-containing protein, whose translation MGNRSLLVRALWFIIVGWWATPAVVNAAWFLNATIIGAPLGVMLINLVPTVLTLKEPRSMLDPESGEGQRSLLVRAVYFVFVGWWASLIWANAAVVISLTIIGLPVGIWMLNRLPYVTSLYRFDG comes from the coding sequence ATGGGAAACAGGTCGCTTCTCGTCCGGGCGCTGTGGTTTATCATCGTCGGGTGGTGGGCGACCCCGGCGGTCGTCAACGCCGCGTGGTTCCTGAACGCGACGATCATCGGGGCCCCGCTCGGGGTGATGCTCATCAACCTCGTGCCGACCGTACTGACGCTGAAGGAACCGCGCTCGATGCTCGACCCGGAGTCGGGCGAAGGCCAGCGATCGCTCCTCGTTCGGGCGGTCTACTTCGTGTTCGTCGGCTGGTGGGCGAGTCTCATCTGGGCGAACGCGGCCGTGGTCATCTCGCTGACGATCATCGGGTTGCCGGTCGGCATCTGGATGTTGAACCGGTTGCCGTACGTGACGTCGCTGTACCGGTTCGACGGCTGA